A region of Brevinema andersonii DNA encodes the following proteins:
- the pth gene encoding aminoacyl-tRNA hydrolase: protein MKLVVGLGNPGDRYEKTRHNLGFLVLDRLAERHKIAIDIKKKKSLIGKMKLNNDKIIILKPQTFVNLSGEAVLYMASFLRIQPENIIVVCDDANLDLGKLSVRKYGSSGGHNGIKSLIKFLKADNFPRIRIGIGRPDPSVSLESHVLGFFSKDELNCLAPIIDESCDIIEKILAGDIDSCIANREKQMLHFEMGT, encoded by the coding sequence GTGAAATTAGTGGTAGGACTTGGTAATCCTGGTGACAGGTATGAAAAGACCAGGCATAATTTGGGGTTTTTGGTGTTGGATAGGTTGGCCGAACGCCATAAAATAGCGATTGATATTAAAAAGAAAAAATCGCTCATTGGAAAAATGAAGCTCAATAATGATAAAATTATTATTCTTAAGCCTCAAACATTTGTAAATCTCAGTGGGGAAGCAGTACTTTATATGGCCAGTTTTTTGAGAATACAACCTGAAAATATCATTGTCGTTTGTGATGATGCTAATTTGGATTTGGGTAAGCTTTCAGTTCGTAAGTATGGATCTTCAGGTGGACATAATGGTATAAAGTCGTTAATTAAATTTCTGAAGGCAGATAATTTTCCGAGAATCAGAATTGGGATAGGACGTCCTGATCCTTCTGTTAGTTTGGAGTCTCATGTCTTAGGTTTTTTTTCGAAGGACGAGTTGAATTGTTTGGCACCAATTATTGATGAATCGTGTGATATTATTGAAAAAATTCTTGCGGGAGATATAGATTCCTGCATTGCAAATCGTGAAAAGCAGATGCTACACTTTGAAATGGGTACTTAA
- the fliN gene encoding flagellar motor switch protein FliN — protein MSDSQLSQDELDALLQGTPIESTANNSFSNAEELALSKLCTALGSARAAQLSELTGTTVTLEQATFTTGSSAKITEDLTDQIIGSKNSLNGIVTGDWTIFAPSGTVLQVTGAMMNQENTEVSEEIIDAFSEVLNNALGSDIRILTEQLKNEISTTPGKAQSYTNGESLITAIGILVRLSFVFNMNGRTIPFYIVTPIKTAKNITDLLLPKPNAAQNNQQNTNNSNQNGTVPLQVAQFQQFAPLNNIEPLDNLALLLDVPMRVTVELGRTRMTIKDILNLGAGSIIELEKLAGEPVDVLVNDKLIALGEVVIIDENFSVRVTKVVTPMERIFDRENLHGKGGV, from the coding sequence ATGAGCGATTCACAATTATCACAAGACGAACTCGATGCACTGCTCCAAGGCACACCCATCGAAAGCACTGCAAACAACTCTTTCAGCAATGCCGAAGAACTTGCACTTTCTAAGCTTTGTACGGCTTTGGGATCGGCACGGGCTGCCCAGCTATCCGAATTAACTGGCACCACTGTCACATTGGAACAGGCCACATTTACTACTGGCTCGTCCGCAAAAATTACCGAGGACTTGACAGACCAGATTATTGGTTCGAAAAATTCCTTAAATGGCATTGTTACCGGCGATTGGACGATTTTTGCTCCGTCAGGCACGGTTCTTCAAGTGACTGGCGCCATGATGAATCAGGAAAATACCGAAGTTTCTGAGGAAATTATCGATGCTTTCTCTGAAGTGTTAAATAATGCGTTAGGTTCTGATATACGGATTCTTACGGAGCAGCTTAAAAACGAAATTTCCACGACACCAGGAAAAGCACAATCATACACAAACGGTGAGTCGCTGATCACGGCAATCGGAATATTGGTGCGTCTTTCATTTGTATTTAATATGAATGGAAGAACAATTCCGTTTTACATTGTAACACCCATAAAAACTGCAAAAAACATCACTGATCTGTTACTGCCTAAACCAAACGCTGCACAAAATAATCAACAAAATACCAACAATTCCAACCAAAATGGAACCGTACCACTTCAGGTAGCACAGTTTCAGCAATTTGCGCCTCTCAACAATATTGAGCCACTGGATAACTTAGCTTTGCTTCTAGATGTGCCGATGCGTGTTACTGTAGAATTAGGAAGAACTCGTATGACTATTAAAGATATTTTGAATCTTGGTGCAGGGTCAATCATCGAACTCGAAAAACTTGCCGGTGAACCTGTCGATGTTTTGGTAAATGATAAATTAATCGCGCTAGGTGAAGTTGTTATTATCGACGAAAACTTCTCCGTCCGTGTTACAAAAGTAGTAACACCAATGGAACGTATTTTTGATAGAGAAAACCTGCATGGAAAAGGTGGCGTTTAA
- a CDS encoding GIY-YIG nuclease family protein gives MWFVYMIECENGSLYTGIAKDPQKRFVVHATGKGARYTRINRPLRIVYTEPCNDISAALKRERMIKSLPRSRKLKLIGEKHIL, from the coding sequence ATGTGGTTTGTTTATATGATCGAGTGCGAGAATGGCAGTTTATACACTGGGATAGCAAAGGATCCTCAAAAACGTTTTGTTGTACACGCTACTGGCAAAGGTGCGCGTTATACGCGTATTAATCGGCCACTTCGTATTGTTTATACGGAACCATGCAATGATATCAGTGCGGCGCTTAAGCGTGAACGCATGATTAAATCGCTACCTCGTAGTAGAAAATTGAAATTGATTGGGGAAAAACACATTTTATAA
- a CDS encoding V-type ATP synthase subunit I, translating to MAIVRMKKLTLAVDDSIRDELLNELQATDSIHIDILDYQDVEEAKAKDAWATDLKVVQADTMGLEEIRREIAGALTRIKELYNIAAPEFEITSQETLDKLQSKYNFEEVAKKLKALDRETRESEVAIAALKQEHDAVAQWAGVVDNFDPIQGKSEFLRGAIGQISEAVFEDFRYSLAEETDLVDVLIAWTADREVFCYVLTSIDAWDSVSTVLREKPFNVLNVTRRSGETAQILKDLNAEIEHNVQRYNNALQTWKFYSEKIKELALIHDILEIELQKKKAGGLALSTDSVSFFRGWVPEEALPKVEAILSMYKNIDISISDPSEDEYDKVPVSLKNNGLTRPFAVLTTMYGTPMYGETVDPTPHLSLFYFVYYGMCMGDALYGVVLLLFSLIMMFRNNANKNAANFYALLAWSGFSAIIAGVLFGSYAGDLFTKYIPVTFLENLSFKFNDGSAFFDKPLFVLFISLLIGAVQLWYGYFIKFVVSLKRNGLTALFSELSWLILLAGFFGWAVFVWIAGMAGLHLVSESTAQIFFLLMKIGAVLIIVNAIRVGFQKNFVSGIIGPLAGLWDLYGLSGYLSNLLSYARLLALGLSSGIISNVFNQLGFGMIDFLSAINPILSIFGVALLVFLHTFNLVLGGFGAFVHALRLQFVEFFGQFMEGGGKDYNPLARRGSHYTVK from the coding sequence ATGGCAATCGTTAGGATGAAGAAATTGACTCTGGCTGTTGACGACAGTATCAGAGATGAATTACTCAATGAGTTACAAGCTACAGATTCAATACATATTGATATTTTGGATTATCAAGATGTTGAAGAAGCTAAAGCTAAAGATGCTTGGGCGACTGATTTGAAAGTAGTTCAAGCTGATACTATGGGACTTGAAGAAATACGCCGTGAAATTGCAGGTGCATTAACGAGAATTAAAGAATTATATAATATTGCTGCTCCTGAGTTTGAAATAACTTCGCAAGAGACTTTAGATAAGCTTCAGTCAAAATATAATTTTGAAGAGGTGGCGAAAAAATTAAAAGCTCTCGATCGTGAGACCCGTGAAAGTGAAGTTGCTATTGCTGCTCTTAAGCAGGAACATGATGCAGTAGCTCAATGGGCGGGTGTTGTTGATAATTTTGATCCGATTCAAGGGAAAAGTGAATTTTTACGCGGAGCTATCGGTCAAATTTCCGAAGCGGTATTTGAAGATTTTCGTTATTCTCTTGCAGAAGAGACAGATCTTGTGGATGTTTTGATTGCTTGGACCGCCGATCGTGAAGTTTTTTGCTATGTTTTGACATCTATTGATGCTTGGGATTCGGTCAGTACAGTGCTTCGTGAAAAACCATTCAATGTTTTAAATGTAACGCGTCGTTCTGGGGAGACGGCTCAGATTCTCAAAGATCTCAATGCGGAAATTGAGCACAATGTTCAACGTTATAATAACGCTCTTCAAACTTGGAAGTTTTATTCGGAAAAAATCAAAGAATTAGCACTTATTCACGATATACTGGAGATTGAACTTCAAAAGAAAAAAGCTGGCGGCTTGGCCTTATCTACTGACTCAGTAAGCTTTTTCAGAGGATGGGTGCCTGAAGAGGCTTTACCGAAAGTTGAAGCAATTCTTTCAATGTATAAAAATATTGATATTTCAATTTCTGATCCTTCTGAAGATGAATATGATAAAGTACCTGTCTCACTAAAAAATAACGGACTTACGCGCCCTTTTGCCGTGCTCACTACTATGTATGGTACTCCTATGTACGGCGAAACTGTCGACCCTACGCCTCATTTGTCGCTTTTTTACTTTGTGTATTACGGTATGTGTATGGGTGATGCATTATATGGGGTTGTATTACTGCTTTTTTCACTGATTATGATGTTCCGCAATAATGCCAATAAAAATGCAGCTAATTTTTATGCGTTGCTTGCATGGAGCGGATTTTCTGCCATAATCGCAGGAGTTTTATTCGGTTCGTATGCTGGAGATCTATTTACAAAATACATTCCTGTGACTTTCCTTGAAAATCTCAGCTTTAAGTTTAATGATGGTTCTGCATTCTTTGATAAACCTTTGTTTGTTTTGTTTATTTCTTTGCTTATTGGCGCAGTGCAGCTTTGGTACGGTTATTTTATTAAATTTGTTGTAAGTCTCAAACGAAATGGATTAACTGCTTTGTTTTCTGAATTGTCTTGGCTTATTCTTTTAGCAGGATTCTTCGGATGGGCTGTTTTTGTTTGGATTGCAGGAATGGCAGGTTTGCATCTCGTCTCTGAAAGTACAGCACAAATATTCTTCCTATTAATGAAAATAGGTGCTGTATTGATTATTGTAAACGCGATACGTGTTGGGTTTCAGAAAAATTTTGTATCGGGAATTATTGGACCTCTTGCCGGATTATGGGATTTATATGGACTATCAGGCTACCTTAGTAATTTATTGTCTTATGCGCGGCTTTTGGCATTAGGTTTGTCGTCTGGCATCATTTCTAACGTTTTTAATCAACTTGGGTTTGGAATGATTGATTTTCTCTCTGCAATTAATCCTATATTGAGTATTTTCGGTGTTGCGTTGTTGGTTTTCTTGCATACGTTCAACCTAGTTTTAGGTGGCTTTGGTGCTTTTGTGCATGCACTGCGTCTTCAATTTGTCGAGTTTTTCGGCCAGTTTATGGAAGGTGGGGGCAAGGATTATAATCCTCTTGCACGTCGGGGTTCTCATTATACTGTTAAATAA
- a CDS encoding V-type ATP synthase subunit K codes for MLSQVNWGLVFAILGAALATFGGGYGSSIGVGMAGEVGNAVLTEDAKKFGSVLVLQALPMTQGIYGLLYTFMVLGRVSDLTPDAAGFTVGLGLLFAALPVAVSGYISGLWQGKICATGMQLIARRPKQMGQAIILPAMVETFAVFGLLASILLMGLL; via the coding sequence ATGCTCAGTCAAGTCAATTGGGGATTGGTTTTTGCGATCTTAGGAGCTGCGCTGGCAACTTTCGGCGGTGGTTATGGATCTAGTATTGGCGTAGGTATGGCCGGTGAAGTTGGAAATGCTGTTCTTACCGAAGATGCTAAAAAATTTGGTAGCGTTCTGGTTTTGCAAGCCCTCCCAATGACTCAGGGAATTTATGGACTTCTTTATACGTTTATGGTACTCGGCCGTGTTAGCGATCTGACACCTGATGCGGCTGGTTTTACGGTAGGGTTAGGACTGCTTTTTGCTGCTTTGCCTGTTGCTGTTTCTGGTTATATTTCTGGTCTGTGGCAAGGGAAAATTTGCGCTACGGGGATGCAATTGATTGCGCGCCGTCCGAAACAAATGGGTCAAGCAATTATTCTTCCTGCGATGGTTGAAACTTTTGCGGTGTTTGGGTTGCTGGCATCGATACTTCTTATGGGGCTCTTGTAG
- a CDS encoding V-type ATP synthase subunit E has protein sequence MSLEDIRKKIIADAEKKRAKLLEITQQDADKIIQAGKENARIYKEEHERNIQNIAENLERGLVIDARRTVANKILEQKRFRINQVYTKAKDEFLSSADYPEIMEKLVLQSVETKKETIIVGKNEKRLDAQWLESVNQSCSGQLTFSKESGDFEGGVLLKEEDSFVNITADILFALIREKTEKPVADLLFVR, from the coding sequence ATGAGCTTAGAAGATATCAGAAAAAAAATTATTGCCGACGCAGAAAAGAAAAGAGCTAAACTTTTGGAGATTACGCAACAAGATGCTGACAAAATCATACAGGCTGGCAAAGAAAATGCTCGGATTTATAAAGAAGAACACGAACGTAATATTCAAAATATAGCGGAAAATCTCGAGCGTGGTTTGGTCATTGATGCCAGACGGACTGTTGCTAATAAAATACTCGAACAAAAACGTTTCCGAATTAATCAAGTTTATACTAAAGCAAAAGATGAATTTTTGTCCTCGGCAGATTATCCCGAAATTATGGAAAAACTTGTGCTTCAATCGGTAGAAACAAAAAAAGAAACTATTATTGTGGGCAAAAATGAAAAAAGACTTGATGCTCAATGGCTGGAATCTGTCAATCAGTCCTGTAGTGGACAGTTGACTTTTTCAAAAGAATCCGGGGATTTCGAAGGAGGAGTTCTCCTGAAAGAAGAAGATTCTTTTGTTAATATTACAGCAGATATATTATTTGCGCTTATCAGAGAAAAAACTGAAAAACCTGTAGCTGATCTGCTCTTTGTGAGGTAG
- a CDS encoding V-type ATPase subunit, which produces MSTWGYLSGLLRAGKVYALTDSDFVALAETPNAETLAKSLEDTVYGPLFQGHTLKDFAEIFDNFYRTRFNEIKSMIPDPGIIKVHALKMDLNNLKLLYKAKSMQKEVVWDRLSDEGAIPAEKMYTIVEHELYNELPKPVEQALIELKQISGDDVRQIDFLIDRAFYIYRLDLLKEAFIQNAHDYSQILDLYRKEIDCENIKNIFRAKKMDLERDQILEIIIPGGYISSELLFEEAVLPAEDFIDFVRETAYAETLSEGIDFWVNTRSCTILEKQIDEFLIKIVRNFSFIGQGPAVVEEMLRLLDIELKNLKLIIIGKLNSMSVESIKGRVRHVE; this is translated from the coding sequence ATGTCGACTTGGGGATATTTAAGCGGACTTTTACGCGCTGGAAAAGTTTACGCACTAACGGATAGTGATTTTGTGGCGCTTGCTGAAACTCCCAATGCTGAAACATTAGCAAAGTCTCTTGAAGATACTGTTTATGGACCGTTGTTTCAAGGGCACACTTTAAAGGATTTTGCCGAGATTTTCGACAATTTTTACCGTACAAGGTTTAATGAGATTAAATCAATGATTCCTGATCCAGGCATCATAAAAGTTCATGCTCTTAAAATGGATTTGAACAATCTTAAACTTTTGTATAAGGCTAAGTCGATGCAAAAGGAAGTTGTATGGGATAGGCTATCAGATGAAGGGGCTATTCCTGCTGAAAAAATGTATACAATTGTTGAGCATGAGCTTTATAATGAACTTCCAAAGCCCGTGGAGCAAGCGTTAATTGAATTAAAGCAAATATCTGGAGATGATGTGCGGCAGATAGATTTTTTAATAGATCGTGCTTTTTATATTTATAGGCTTGATTTACTTAAAGAAGCTTTCATTCAAAATGCGCATGATTATAGTCAGATTTTAGATTTGTATAGAAAAGAAATTGACTGTGAAAATATAAAAAATATTTTTCGTGCCAAAAAAATGGATCTAGAACGTGATCAAATACTTGAAATTATTATACCTGGTGGGTATATTAGCTCGGAATTACTTTTTGAAGAGGCGGTTCTTCCTGCAGAAGATTTTATTGATTTTGTTCGAGAAACTGCTTATGCAGAAACACTTAGTGAGGGCATAGATTTTTGGGTGAACACGCGGTCTTGTACTATTCTAGAAAAACAAATAGACGAATTTTTGATAAAAATAGTCCGTAATTTTTCATTTATTGGTCAAGGTCCTGCGGTAGTTGAAGAAATGTTACGCTTACTTGATATCGAACTCAAGAACTTAAAGTTGATTATTATCGGCAAACTTAATAGTATGAGCGTCGAATCTATTAAAGGTAGGGTGCGTCATGTTGAATAA
- a CDS encoding V-type ATP synthase subunit F translates to MLNKKIAVIGGQDTVLPFRTIGADSFQAESPLELAETLRRLASEGIYGIIFVEENLAEPVIDVVADVNNHYRDVSVTPIPGASGQGGIALKRLGEQVTRAIGIDIFAQKGGN, encoded by the coding sequence ATGTTGAATAAAAAAATAGCCGTCATTGGTGGTCAAGATACTGTGTTGCCGTTTCGTACGATAGGCGCGGATTCGTTTCAAGCGGAATCGCCTTTGGAATTAGCAGAAACACTCCGACGTTTGGCTTCGGAAGGCATTTATGGTATTATTTTTGTTGAAGAAAATCTTGCTGAACCTGTTATTGATGTGGTAGCAGATGTTAATAATCATTATCGAGATGTGTCTGTTACCCCTATTCCTGGTGCTAGCGGTCAAGGTGGTATTGCTTTGAAGCGGCTAGGCGAACAAGTGACGCGTGCAATCGGGATAGATATTTTTGCCCAAAAGGGAGGAAACTAA
- a CDS encoding V-type ATP synthase subunit A, which produces MKEQGQIVKVTGPLVVASGMTGTKMYDMVKVGNMQLIGEIIRLDGDKAFVQVYEDTSGVGPGEPVISTGQPLSVELGPGLIGNFFDGIQRPLEAIEEASGSIFIARGIDVPALDREKKWEFKPTVKEGDVLEAGDILGTVQETALIETKILVPYGVKGVLKKLNSGSFTVREVVGIIADEKTGKDVEVHLSHYWPVRIPRPVKKKLSPRVQMITGQRVIDTFFPLVKGGTAAIPGPFGSGKTITQHQLAKWSEAQVVVYVGCGERGNEMTDVLKEFPELIDPKSGKPLMDRTVLIANTSNMPVAAREASIYTGITLAEYFRDQGYHVAIMADSTSRWAEALREMGGRLEEMPGEEGYPAYLGSRLATFYERAGIVEILGKEGKEASVSVIGAVSPPGGDFSEPVTQNTLRVVKVFWALDSSLAYQRHFPAINWIQSYSLYVDQLSDYWRINVSEDWSETRAVGMRLLEEEAQLREIVRLVGIDSLTREQRLVLHVSKQVREDFLHQNATHDVDTYTSIQKQVAMLSAIVKFYNKGMEAIKSGVEFSQIEALECNKFFPEMKYVLEAQKDEFFKKLNDSIDKEFAGLSTGGNNA; this is translated from the coding sequence ATGAAAGAACAAGGACAAATAGTCAAAGTGACAGGTCCTCTTGTTGTTGCCAGCGGGATGACCGGTACAAAAATGTATGACATGGTTAAAGTCGGCAATATGCAGCTGATTGGTGAAATTATTCGCTTGGACGGAGATAAAGCATTTGTTCAGGTATACGAAGATACATCCGGTGTTGGACCTGGAGAACCTGTGATTTCTACTGGACAGCCGTTATCAGTAGAACTTGGTCCGGGACTTATCGGCAACTTTTTTGATGGGATTCAGCGTCCGCTTGAAGCGATCGAAGAAGCTTCCGGTAGTATTTTTATTGCCCGGGGGATTGATGTTCCAGCTTTGGATCGTGAGAAAAAATGGGAATTCAAACCTACTGTAAAAGAAGGAGATGTTCTTGAAGCTGGTGATATTTTAGGTACTGTCCAAGAAACTGCTTTAATTGAAACAAAAATTTTAGTTCCATATGGTGTGAAAGGCGTATTGAAAAAATTAAATAGTGGCTCGTTTACAGTGCGTGAAGTTGTTGGCATCATTGCAGATGAAAAAACAGGTAAAGATGTTGAGGTTCATTTGTCACACTACTGGCCGGTGCGGATTCCTCGTCCGGTTAAGAAAAAGCTTTCTCCTCGTGTTCAAATGATTACAGGCCAACGTGTTATTGATACGTTTTTTCCCTTGGTTAAAGGCGGAACTGCTGCTATTCCTGGACCTTTTGGATCCGGTAAAACCATCACACAGCATCAGTTGGCAAAATGGTCCGAAGCACAAGTGGTGGTTTATGTTGGATGTGGTGAGCGTGGAAATGAAATGACTGACGTATTAAAAGAATTTCCTGAATTGATCGATCCGAAATCTGGCAAACCTTTGATGGATCGGACAGTGTTAATTGCAAATACGTCCAATATGCCGGTAGCAGCTCGTGAAGCTTCTATTTATACTGGAATCACTTTGGCAGAATATTTCCGTGATCAAGGATATCATGTTGCCATTATGGCCGACTCTACTTCACGTTGGGCGGAAGCATTGAGAGAAATGGGTGGACGTCTTGAAGAAATGCCTGGTGAAGAAGGTTATCCGGCATATTTGGGGTCACGTCTTGCTACTTTCTATGAAAGAGCGGGTATTGTTGAAATTCTCGGAAAAGAAGGTAAAGAAGCTTCTGTTTCGGTTATTGGTGCAGTGTCACCTCCAGGAGGAGACTTCTCTGAGCCTGTCACTCAAAACACTCTCCGTGTTGTTAAAGTATTTTGGGCTTTAGATTCATCTCTGGCTTATCAACGCCATTTTCCTGCGATTAATTGGATCCAAAGTTATTCGCTTTATGTGGATCAGCTGTCAGATTATTGGCGTATTAATGTTTCGGAAGATTGGTCTGAGACGCGTGCGGTTGGTATGAGACTGCTTGAAGAAGAAGCACAGCTGAGAGAGATTGTACGGCTTGTTGGGATTGATTCGCTGACCCGTGAACAACGTTTAGTTTTGCATGTATCGAAACAAGTTCGTGAGGATTTCCTCCATCAAAATGCTACTCATGATGTTGATACCTATACATCTATTCAAAAACAGGTAGCGATGCTTTCAGCTATTGTTAAATTCTATAATAAAGGTATGGAAGCAATTAAATCAGGAGTAGAATTTTCTCAAATTGAAGCGTTAGAATGTAATAAATTTTTTCCTGAAATGAAATATGTTTTGGAAGCCCAAAAGGACGAATTTTTCAAAAAACTAAATGACAGTATCGATAAAGAATTTGCCGGCTTAAGTACAGGAGGTAATAATGCTTAA
- a CDS encoding V-type ATP synthase subunit B produces the protein MMLKVYRTIRGVEGPLLIVEKISDVKYEELVEIELADGTKRNGKVLETQTDRALVQVFEGTQGIDVANTKVTFLGKTLSVPVSLDMLGRVFDGSGKPKDNAPDLIPDQYLDINGASINPFSRDYPDEFIQTGVSSIDGMSPLIRGQKLPIFSGSGLPHARLAAQIARQARTLKDGDNFAVVFAAMGVTYEEAEFFMDDLRKTGAIERTVMFINLADDPSIERISTPRMALTAAEYLAFEHNMHILVILTDMTNYAEALREISAARKEVPGRRGYPGYLYTDLATLYERAGKVNGKTGSVTMIPILSMPEDDKTHPIPDLTGYITEGQIILSRSLQAKGIYPPVDVLPSLSRLRDKGIGKNKTREDHADVANQLFAAYARGKEAKELEAILGEGALTPDDQKFASFVDGYERRFVAQGESENRDIIKDTLRIGYELLAKLPVAELKRIRQEYKDAYLKEYTDKEKK, from the coding sequence ATAATGCTTAAAGTATACCGCACAATCCGCGGGGTTGAAGGGCCTCTTCTTATTGTTGAAAAAATTTCTGATGTTAAATATGAGGAACTTGTAGAAATCGAACTTGCTGATGGTACAAAACGAAACGGTAAAGTTTTAGAAACTCAAACTGATCGAGCGTTAGTTCAGGTATTTGAAGGGACTCAAGGAATTGATGTTGCTAATACGAAAGTAACCTTTTTAGGAAAAACATTATCTGTTCCGGTTTCGTTGGATATGTTAGGACGAGTTTTTGATGGTTCCGGCAAACCTAAAGATAATGCTCCTGACTTAATTCCTGATCAGTACTTGGATATTAATGGTGCATCAATTAATCCGTTCAGTCGGGATTATCCGGACGAATTTATTCAAACAGGGGTTTCGTCCATTGATGGGATGAGTCCTTTAATTCGTGGGCAAAAACTACCGATTTTTTCTGGTTCGGGATTACCTCATGCTCGTCTTGCAGCGCAAATTGCTCGTCAAGCACGAACTCTTAAAGATGGTGATAATTTTGCGGTTGTGTTTGCAGCCATGGGTGTTACTTATGAAGAAGCTGAATTTTTTATGGACGACCTTAGGAAAACTGGTGCTATTGAACGTACTGTTATGTTTATTAACTTAGCTGATGATCCTTCAATTGAGCGTATCTCTACACCACGTATGGCATTAACAGCAGCAGAATATCTTGCATTTGAACATAACATGCACATTTTGGTAATTCTAACTGATATGACAAATTATGCAGAAGCGTTACGCGAAATTTCAGCAGCACGTAAGGAAGTTCCAGGGCGCCGTGGATATCCTGGATATTTATATACAGATTTAGCCACTCTTTATGAAAGAGCTGGGAAAGTCAACGGTAAAACAGGCTCAGTAACAATGATTCCGATTTTGTCGATGCCTGAAGATGATAAAACACATCCTATTCCTGACCTTACTGGTTATATTACTGAAGGTCAGATTATTTTATCGCGTTCGCTGCAAGCAAAAGGGATTTATCCTCCTGTAGATGTTTTGCCGTCGTTGAGCCGACTTCGGGATAAGGGCATTGGTAAAAACAAGACACGTGAAGATCATGCTGATGTTGCGAACCAACTTTTTGCGGCATATGCGCGTGGAAAGGAAGCAAAAGAACTTGAAGCAATTTTAGGTGAAGGTGCATTAACACCGGATGATCAGAAATTTGCTAGCTTTGTGGATGGGTATGAACGTCGTTTTGTGGCGCAAGGGGAGTCGGAAAATCGTGATATTATTAAGGATACATTGCGTATTGGTTATGAACTTCTGGCAAAATTGCCAGTTGCTGAACTCAAACGTATCCGACAAGAATATAAAGATGCCTATTTGAAAGAATATACCGACAAAGAAAAAAAATAG
- a CDS encoding V-type ATP synthase subunit D, translated as MIQANPNRMELQNQKAKLRTATRGHKLLKDKQDALTKMFLEKVHKVKELREQADRELKRAYSYFMIARGVMDQATADMVFESSRAEIKLQVHVVNTLGVRSPAFEFEQEGSMHEYGLVGTSAEVDSALDIFSGVTLKLIELAEAEKLVELLAIEIEKTRRRVNALEYRLIPHTKEMILFITMKLDEIERSNLSRLMKVKDIVRKENT; from the coding sequence GTGATACAAGCGAATCCTAATCGGATGGAACTGCAAAATCAAAAAGCAAAACTTCGTACAGCAACGCGTGGTCATAAATTATTAAAAGATAAACAAGATGCATTGACGAAAATGTTTTTGGAAAAGGTGCATAAAGTAAAGGAACTCCGTGAACAGGCAGATCGTGAACTTAAAAGGGCATATTCATATTTTATGATTGCCCGAGGGGTTATGGATCAGGCAACAGCAGATATGGTATTTGAGTCTTCGCGTGCGGAAATTAAATTGCAAGTGCATGTTGTTAATACATTAGGTGTTCGGTCGCCTGCTTTTGAATTTGAACAGGAAGGCTCAATGCATGAATATGGTCTTGTCGGGACTTCGGCAGAAGTTGATTCTGCTTTGGATATTTTTTCTGGTGTTACGCTTAAATTAATTGAGCTTGCTGAAGCTGAAAAATTAGTAGAGTTGCTTGCTATTGAAATTGAAAAAACCCGAAGACGTGTTAATGCCTTAGAATACAGACTAATTCCTCATACTAAGGAAATGATTCTATTCATTACAATGAAGCTCGATGAAATAGAACGTTCTAATCTTTCCCGTTTGATGAAAGTTAAAGATATTGTCAGAAAGGAAAATACATAA